Part of the Kordiimonas pumila genome is shown below.
ACATATTATTGATTTTAACATAAGCTTTTTTCGAACCCAGAGAGAGGCTTACACAAAAGACAGGAAATCAAAACCTCTTGCGCCTTCAATTTTATTTATGTATTAGTAAATTATATTTATTTTATAGTAAATATTTAAACTACTATTTGTAGACCAGAAAGTGGGAAATACGGGGTATTTAAAATGAAAGTGGCGCGCTACAGTATCAATGATGAAACAAAAATCGGAATCATTCACGGAGAGACCATTATCGAACTAGATAACTGGCCCTCCCTACAAACAGACAATCGGCTTGGTGTTATGTCTGTTTTACAAGCAGATCCGAGCATCATAGAAGCAATCAAGGCTTCAATAGCATCCCTGCCCAGCGTAAAGATGTCTGACGTTACACTTCTTGCTCCCATACCCAAGCCTGAAAAATTTCTAGGTCTTGGCTTTGCATTTAAATCCCATATTAAGGAAGTTCTTAATAAATTTCCGGACATCAAACTTCCGCAACACCAAGTCTGGTTCAATAAGCAGGTTAGCTGCATTACTGGCCCGCACGCGCCTATATATATGCCACCGGTATCAGACCAACTTGATTACGAAGTAGAGCTGGCTGTGGTTATTGGTAAAAAATGTCGCTACGTAAAAGCAGAAAATGTCACTGATGTTATCGCCGGTTATATGATTTGCAATGATGCCAGTATTCGTGATTGGCAACTACGGGCTCCTACAGCAATGATAGGAAAATCCTTTGATACGCATGGCCCGACGGGCCCTTGGGTGACTTCAGCCAACAGCTTTCCTCTCGACCATGACTTCAATTTACGGACATGGGTTAATGGTGAACTGCGACAAGACGGGCACACAAGTGATTGGGCCTATTCTCTTGGGCAAATGATCGAGGAATTGACTACAGCTTTCACGCTTGAACCTGGTGATATTCTGGCAACTGGTACACCATGCGGTGTAGGAGCCGCGTGCACTCCAGCAAAGTACCTCAAGATCGGCGATGTTGTTCGCATGGAAATCGCCGGTTTAGGTAGCATAGAAAACACAGTCGTAGCTGAACCAGTTTATACTTATTAGCAAACTATTTGAATAGTGAACGGCAGGCCTAATGGAAAATACTTCCCCCATTCTGAAACGCCGAGGTCTATTCAATGGAACCTGAGGCACTTAAACCTCAGGTTCCCCTTCAAAGTCTGCTAATATCAATAATATATAGAGATCATCATGACCCTAACGAAGCCCACACTACAAACAACACCAGCCAAAGACTACGGACCACTTCAGTTGCTTGTGTACTGCCTTTGTTTTCTGACAATGCTAATTGATGGATTTGATACCCAAGCAATATCGTTTGCAGCGCCTTACATACAAAAGGAGTTTGGGGGCGATCACGCTGCTTTGGGTCTGATCTTTGGGGCTGGCCTCTTTGGTGGACTTATCGGTGGCTTCAGCTTAGGACCAGTAGGCGACTATATAGGAAGAAAACCACTCTTAATCGGATCCTTAACAGTCATTGTTGTTGGCTCCATCATTACCGCATACACTTCAATGCCAGAATCAATGGCTCTTATTCGTTTTGTGACAGGCATTGGCCTAGGTGGTGCTATCCCCAGTGTTATTGCTTTATCTGCTGAATATGCCCCACCCCAAAAACGTTCTACAATTGTTGCTTTTGTTTTCAGCGGCTTTCCAATAGGGGCAATAGTAGGGGCAATGATCGGCTCCGTTATTATGCCTATTTGGGGCTGGTCTATGCTTTTTATAGTGGGTGGAGTTGCCCCTATGATACTTCTATTTGCTATCGTTTTCTTTCTACCAGAATCTATTAATATCCTAAAACGCAAGCCTAACAAGGAGCTTAAACTCAAACATATTCAAGAGAAGCTTGGCCCTTGGTATAATACCATATCAAAGCCTGCTTCAGAGGCACCCCATGGTAATAGCAAAGTATCAATAACCCAGCTTTTTACAGAAGGTCGTGCTTATGGCACGCTTATCATCTGGGGTTTGTGTTTCCTAAGCCTCTTAACTGTTTACTGCATTGTAAGCTGGCTACCCACCTTAATCAACGCAACAGGATTACCCATAGAAACAGCTGTAATGACAGTTGGGATCATGAATATAGGTAGTGTATTTGGTAATATTTTCCTTGCCCGCATAGCTGATAAACGGCCCCCGTATAACACTACAGCCTTGTTTTACGGTATTGGTGCGTGTTTTATTGCTACAATCGAATTAGCCACTACATCATCACTTCTTGTCTTTGCGATTGGTTTATTTGCCGGTGTCTTTAGCATCGGGGCGCAAATGTCAGTTACCGCTATAATTGCACGTTTTTACCCAGCGACCATCCGATCAACAGGTGTTGGCTGGGCCTTCGCTGCAGGTCGAATAGGCGGTGTTGCTGGCCCTGTCATTGCTGGATTCTTTCTTGCTGCCGGTGTAAGTTTTCACAGCCTAATGCTTATCATAGCCAGTCTTTCTCTAATGTCCGGCTTATTGATGTGGTTACTTGGAAAATTTGCAAAGAATAGCTGATATCCAAGCCTTATATTTTCATGTGATAATGCCACTACGATCCGCTGTAAACTTTAACCACAGTCAGGGATCTGCGCAACAGCATCACGCTTGCACTCTTCTGTGTAAAGAATTCCTGAAGACATATTTTAAAGCACCTTACTTCCCATTTTATAGTAAGCGAGGTGCTTTAAAAATATAGAGGCATCTCAATGCTCTATGCTCTGTTATTAGTACTCAAGCGTAAAGCTTACAAACCCACCAAGACTGGCGACCCAGAGAATACCGATCATGGCTAGTGCATAGAATATGCTGACAAGCTTACCCGCCCAGTAACGATCAGACTTAAGAGCAAGCAGAGCATTGTAAGTAGCAATACAAGAACCTAAGATTGGAATGATCGCGCTAACCTGTAACAGTCTGAGATAACCATCAAATTCAGGAGTATAGATGTCTAGTTGAGTTGCCAATAGGGGCTTTACAGCCAGATACCACCCAAAAAGATATATAAGATTGACTATCATGAAACCGAGGGTCAGCCTGTGCGTTAGTAAAGGCTTTCCCGCTAGTGATAAGAGTTGATTGTATATTCTTCTCAGCCACCACCCAACTGGCCATGCGATGAGCGCGAGAAGCATGATTGCGATAGACCCTAAGAAGATGACGTTATTGAGTGTGGAATTGTATATCAACGGCACTTCTTGCAGCACTGACGTGGGGTTTTTCATGTCTGATAGCGTTTTGACGCCATCAACAACAGACACGAAAAAGGCATCATCACCGTTTATCTCCTGCCACAAATTAGGGGCGGTCTTTGCATATTTCTTATATGGTTGAGATGAAAAATGTACCGTTCCATCATCATTGGCAATGAGTGTTGTTTGATCTAAGATATAGAGAATATGTAAAAAAGCTGTCTGAATGCGACGAGAACTGCGATATTTGCCAGCCAAGGCTTTCGCATCTGATAGTGCAGACGCAATTGATACCTGCTTCTTCGGCTCGCTTGTATCAGGAAAATACCTATCCATAAAATCTTTGAATATTCTCTCCCGTATACCATTGAATGCATCTTGCTTCCCTCGGCTGTTGAAGCTTACAAAAAGGCCAACATTCTCTTCTGGCACAAGCTTCATCTCAGTATGAAACAGGATGGTATCACCGCCATGCCCAATCACACGCCGTCCATTTTCTTCATATGTCAAAAAGCCATGCGCTATAGATGGAAAACCGGGCTGGTGTGGCGCCGTATTTGAATACATCGTCTCAGCTGTTGATGACTCTAGGATTTGTTTACCTTCAAACTGCCCTTTCTGCAGGTGCGCTATCATAAAGTTAGCCATATCCTCAGCTGTAGAGCTTAAGCTACCTGCCGGGGATGGTATCAATAGTTCGAAAGGCCAGGGAGATTGGGTGGAATCTATATATCCTTTCGCGGCCCTTCCCTTATATTTTTGTGGTAAAGGCTGTCTAAAGGTTGAACTGTTCATCGCTAACGGCTCAAGAATGTGACGGTCAATGTAATCATCAAAGTGCTCTCCAGACAGGCGCTGCACAATATATCCAGCAAGGGCGGTGCCATAGTTTGAGTAAGAAGGCACTTTTCCAACTGGGTATATCCTTGGTCTGATATGTGCCTTCAGGAACTGTTCGTTTGAGATAAATTTTTTGGGGTCTGATAACAGAACTTCTTTTAGTCCTTCTTCAAAGCCACCTCTATGGTTCATCAAGCTTTTCATCGTGATGGGCCCACCTGCTGCATCAGGGATTTTAAAGTCCAGATATGAATTTATGTCTTCATTCAAGTCCAACTTGCCCTGTTCAACCAATTGCATAACAGCGGTCCAAGTGAACAACTTGGATGTTGACCCTACGCGCATTAATGTTCGGCGTGGGTCCATCGGTGTTTTGGCTTCGATATCGGCATATCCATAGCCGTCAGTCATTACGATACGGCCATTCTGAACGATGCTGACCACAGCACCCGCAATATCTCCCTGCTTGAGGGCAGCAGACATATAACCATCCACCCAGTCTTTAAGGTCAGTTGCCTCTAGGACCTCATGTAAAGTTTCCCCGGTGCCTTGATGCATATCTTTTGTATGTGCATCTGTCACCTCGACTGTGTTGTTTTGAGCCAATACGGGGACACCAAGAACTAGAAATATTCCGATAGCTAAAGCTCTCAGCATTTTATTCACAGAACTCTCCCTGCTTTCATAACTTTTAAAACGTAAAAAGAGAGAGGGGGGGGAGGCCCCCCTCTCAAGTACCACAGTGCTATTCATGCCGAAGTGCTTTGATTGGGTTGGTACGGGCAACTTTGACGGCATGCGCACTGACGGTAAGCCATGCAATCACCAGAGATATTAAACCTGCTCCCACACAAAATGGGATCAACAGCAAACTATCAATTCTATATGGGAAATTTTCGAGCCAACGCAGCATTGCCCACGAAACCAAAGGCCATGCTATAAGGTTTGCTATGACAACAGGTTTAGAAAATTGCACAACTAACAAGTGTACGATATCCAACACGCCTGCACCTAATACCTTACGGATGCCGATTTCCTTGGTCCGCCGCTCTGCAGTGAAAGCCGCCAAACCGTACAACCCAAGGCAGGCGACAATCACTGTTATAAGAGAAAAGACCGCAAGCATGATTGATATATCCCGCTCTGCCTTAAATTCAGCTGCGATAGAGTCATCCACAAATTCATACTGGAATGGTACAGAGTTCGTGAAAGTCTTCCAGACCCGCTCAAGGCTTGATGCTATTGCCTGAGGTTTGCCATCATATTTAACCGCGAGAACATGGTATCGTTCTGGCGCTAACAAATATACCTCAGCTCTGATCGGCTTCTTTGGAGACTGGAAGTATATATCTGGCGTAACACCTATAATTTCCATTTTTCCAAACACCAGTCCGGCTTCGTTCATGCCGATAGGCGCTATTAAATATTTGCCGATAGCATTCTGAGCCGTTGCAAGACCTAACTTTTTTACACTTTCATAATTTATGACAACCGCACCAACCGCACCTTCCACCTCTATGGGCGGGACACCGTCCGTTGAGAACTGGCGGCTATAAAACCGCCCTGCGGCAAGGGGGATTTTGTAAGTATCTAGAAAATCATAGTCGACCGACTGGGTGCTGATTAGGGCAGTCTGACTGGCATTAGCCCCCTCAAGTTGATACGAATTTAGCCGCTCGTGGATATCAATTGGGCTATAATCTGTATAGCTCGCATCTTTCACATATGGGAGTGATAAGATTGTATCCTTTAGGGCTTTCTGCCTACTAGCAAGCGCGTCATTGCCTATATTGTTCAGGACGATGATATTATCTTTACTATAACCTGGATCACGGTTTGTAGCATACCATGTTTGCCCATACACCACCGCTGTCGCGACTATAAGCGCTATAGAAATAGTAAATTGCAATATCACCAGAGCGTTACGAAGAGACATGGAGTCCCCAGCTTCTGAAGATTTGTTTGCCCTTAACACTCGTGCAGGTAAAAAACCAGATATGACAAACGCCGGGTAAATACCCGCGATAAAACCAGTAAGGATTACCAACCCCAACAGGCCCAGTATGGTATACCCATCTCCGTAAGAGAATATAAGGTTCATATTCTGGAAGCTATTGAACGCAGGCAGGGCAAGCTCAACAAAGATAAGCCCAAACAACAAGCCGATAGTTGCTAAAATAAGGGTCTCGCCTATGAACTGAATTATGAGCTGTTTTCGATTAGCCCCTAATACTTTCCTAAGCGCTACCTCACGTGCCCTTTGGGTTGATTTAGCTGTGACAAGATTCACAAAATTTATACAAGCTATTAACAACACAAGCCCGGCTATTATGACCAATATGCGTACAGTTTTAATATCACCAGAGGGTTTCATTTCCCCCATGCCTGTCGGATGCAAGTGAATATCAACAAGACGCTGCAAGCTTTGTAGGTAAAAATCTGAAACCTTACTATTTGGGCCAGACTTAAGAGAGTCTAGCCCTGTTACATGCGTGTTTATCAGATCAGGAAGTTGCTGATTAACTGTGTTTATTGAAGCCGGGCTTTTCAACTGAACATATACAAGATGCTCGCCCACATTCCCCCATGTATCATAGAGAGCCCCCGTTTGTGGAAAGTCCGTTAAGTCAAACCTTGCCAAAGCTCTAAACGATAAAGATGTTGTATCCGGCAAGTCTTTAAAGACAGCTCCGATACGATAATCCCGATCAATTTCGAACAGCTTAATATGCAAAACCTTGCCAACAGGATTGCTCGCGCCAAAATATTTCTCGGCAAATGTCTCACTGACAGCCAAGCTGGCCTTATCTTGAAGGGCTGCCTCAAGGTCGCCATACAACACAGTCAAATCAAACATTTTAGCTGCTTCAGGGTCTGTCCAATGCATATCTTCCGCATAGGCCTCGCCATTATGCGTAACAACAGGATGCATGGGTATAAATCGTGTCGCGCGCACAACTTCATTAGGGAAGTATGTTTCGATTGCATCTTTCATAGGCACGGATGCAGAAACAGAAATATACGGTGAGCGCCCAGGCAACAGAATAGTCGTGTTAACACGCGCTATCGTATCTGCATTCGCCCAATTTTTATCATAGGATAATTCGTGACGCACATAGAGCATGACCAAGATGCAAACAGCAAACCCTGTTGCCAACCCAATAGTATTGATGGCGCTGTAGAGTTTGTTACGAAACAAGTTCCTTAATGCTACTTTTATGTAATTTTGAAACATCATCTATTCTCGCTGATTACTATATAGCGTTAAACGGCAGCACGGATATTTTGAGTAACCACATGGCCATCAAAGAGGTTTATGGTTCTGCGCGCATAATCAGCGTGAGCAGGACTGTGGGTCACCATAACAATTGTAGTACCCTCTTCATTCAGCCCCTGCAGCATCTCCATTACTTCCTGGCCGTGGGCGCTGTCGAGGTTACCTGTTGGCTCGTCCGCTAAAATCATAGCTTGATTACCCACAACGGCGCGCGCCACTGCCACTCGCTGCTGCTGACCGCCAGAGAGTTGGCCTGGCATGTGTTTAGCACGGTGGGCAATACCCACTTTATCCATGACACTACTCACGCGGTCATGCCGTTCACTTGCAGGAATGCCGTGATACAACAAGGCCAGCTCGATATTTTCCTCGACGCTTAACTCATCAATCAGGTTAAAGGATTGAAAGATAAACCCAATATTATGCTTGCGAATGCTGGCGAGTTTTGCCTCGGGGTAGGCAGCTACATTCTCATCCATAAAAAAATATTCGCCGTCTGTAGGTGTGTCTAGCATACCAATAATATTCAG
Proteins encoded:
- a CDS encoding fumarylacetoacetate hydrolase family protein — protein: MKVARYSINDETKIGIIHGETIIELDNWPSLQTDNRLGVMSVLQADPSIIEAIKASIASLPSVKMSDVTLLAPIPKPEKFLGLGFAFKSHIKEVLNKFPDIKLPQHQVWFNKQVSCITGPHAPIYMPPVSDQLDYEVELAVVIGKKCRYVKAENVTDVIAGYMICNDASIRDWQLRAPTAMIGKSFDTHGPTGPWVTSANSFPLDHDFNLRTWVNGELRQDGHTSDWAYSLGQMIEELTTAFTLEPGDILATGTPCGVGAACTPAKYLKIGDVVRMEIAGLGSIENTVVAEPVYTY
- a CDS encoding MFS transporter, giving the protein MTLTKPTLQTTPAKDYGPLQLLVYCLCFLTMLIDGFDTQAISFAAPYIQKEFGGDHAALGLIFGAGLFGGLIGGFSLGPVGDYIGRKPLLIGSLTVIVVGSIITAYTSMPESMALIRFVTGIGLGGAIPSVIALSAEYAPPQKRSTIVAFVFSGFPIGAIVGAMIGSVIMPIWGWSMLFIVGGVAPMILLFAIVFFLPESINILKRKPNKELKLKHIQEKLGPWYNTISKPASEAPHGNSKVSITQLFTEGRAYGTLIIWGLCFLSLLTVYCIVSWLPTLINATGLPIETAVMTVGIMNIGSVFGNIFLARIADKRPPYNTTALFYGIGACFIATIELATTSSLLVFAIGLFAGVFSIGAQMSVTAIIARFYPATIRSTGVGWAFAAGRIGGVAGPVIAGFFLAAGVSFHSLMLIIASLSLMSGLLMWLLGKFAKNS
- a CDS encoding serine hydrolase domain-containing protein — its product is MLRALAIGIFLVLGVPVLAQNNTVEVTDAHTKDMHQGTGETLHEVLEATDLKDWVDGYMSAALKQGDIAGAVVSIVQNGRIVMTDGYGYADIEAKTPMDPRRTLMRVGSTSKLFTWTAVMQLVEQGKLDLNEDINSYLDFKIPDAAGGPITMKSLMNHRGGFEEGLKEVLLSDPKKFISNEQFLKAHIRPRIYPVGKVPSYSNYGTALAGYIVQRLSGEHFDDYIDRHILEPLAMNSSTFRQPLPQKYKGRAAKGYIDSTQSPWPFELLIPSPAGSLSSTAEDMANFMIAHLQKGQFEGKQILESSTAETMYSNTAPHQPGFPSIAHGFLTYEENGRRVIGHGGDTILFHTEMKLVPEENVGLFVSFNSRGKQDAFNGIRERIFKDFMDRYFPDTSEPKKQVSIASALSDAKALAGKYRSSRRIQTAFLHILYILDQTTLIANDDGTVHFSSQPYKKYAKTAPNLWQEINGDDAFFVSVVDGVKTLSDMKNPTSVLQEVPLIYNSTLNNVIFLGSIAIMLLALIAWPVGWWLRRIYNQLLSLAGKPLLTHRLTLGFMIVNLIYLFGWYLAVKPLLATQLDIYTPEFDGYLRLLQVSAIIPILGSCIATYNALLALKSDRYWAGKLVSIFYALAMIGILWVASLGGFVSFTLEY
- a CDS encoding ABC transporter permease gives rise to the protein MMFQNYIKVALRNLFRNKLYSAINTIGLATGFAVCILVMLYVRHELSYDKNWANADTIARVNTTILLPGRSPYISVSASVPMKDAIETYFPNEVVRATRFIPMHPVVTHNGEAYAEDMHWTDPEAAKMFDLTVLYGDLEAALQDKASLAVSETFAEKYFGASNPVGKVLHIKLFEIDRDYRIGAVFKDLPDTTSLSFRALARFDLTDFPQTGALYDTWGNVGEHLVYVQLKSPASINTVNQQLPDLINTHVTGLDSLKSGPNSKVSDFYLQSLQRLVDIHLHPTGMGEMKPSGDIKTVRILVIIAGLVLLIACINFVNLVTAKSTQRAREVALRKVLGANRKQLIIQFIGETLILATIGLLFGLIFVELALPAFNSFQNMNLIFSYGDGYTILGLLGLVILTGFIAGIYPAFVISGFLPARVLRANKSSEAGDSMSLRNALVILQFTISIALIVATAVVYGQTWYATNRDPGYSKDNIIVLNNIGNDALASRQKALKDTILSLPYVKDASYTDYSPIDIHERLNSYQLEGANASQTALISTQSVDYDFLDTYKIPLAAGRFYSRQFSTDGVPPIEVEGAVGAVVINYESVKKLGLATAQNAIGKYLIAPIGMNEAGLVFGKMEIIGVTPDIYFQSPKKPIRAEVYLLAPERYHVLAVKYDGKPQAIASSLERVWKTFTNSVPFQYEFVDDSIAAEFKAERDISIMLAVFSLITVIVACLGLYGLAAFTAERRTKEIGIRKVLGAGVLDIVHLLVVQFSKPVVIANLIAWPLVSWAMLRWLENFPYRIDSLLLIPFCVGAGLISLVIAWLTVSAHAVKVARTNPIKALRHE
- a CDS encoding ABC transporter ATP-binding protein, producing MLKLKNLSKVYKTSTVETAALDGIDIEIGRGEFVAIMGPSGCGKSTLLNIIGMLDTPTDGEYFFMDENVAAYPEAKLASIRKHNIGFIFQSFNLIDELSVEENIELALLYHGIPASERHDRVSSVMDKVGIAHRAKHMPGQLSGGQQQRVAVARAVVGNQAMILADEPTGNLDSAHGQEVMEMLQGLNEEGTTIVMVTHSPAHADYARRTINLFDGHVVTQNIRAAV